A single Blastopirellula retiformator DNA region contains:
- a CDS encoding ThuA domain-containing protein produces the protein MRFFSLALAMTLFVSFATSSSAADPWVVYPGGEGPGAGKHIVLVSGDDEYRSEEMLPALGKILSQRHGFKCTVLFPIDPKSGEIVPTHQTNIPGTKALADADLMIMLTRFRNLPKEQMEPILDYVKSGKPIIALRTSTHAFNFPKDSPYAKYTFNAGGDFKGGFGRQILGETWVNHHGHHGRESTRGVINPAMKDHPILRGVTDIWGPTDVYGITKLPETAEVLVNGQVLNGMEPNDPPVEGKKNDPMMPIIWLNKYTGENGVVTPSLTSTFGSAVDFESEDYRRLLVNASYYFTGLADKIDGKANVELVGEYEPTFFGFGKFKTGTTPADYELKK, from the coding sequence ATGCGTTTTTTTTCGCTCGCTCTCGCCATGACGTTGTTCGTCTCGTTCGCTACTAGTTCGTCGGCCGCTGATCCGTGGGTCGTCTATCCCGGCGGCGAAGGTCCCGGCGCCGGCAAGCACATCGTGCTGGTCTCGGGGGATGACGAGTATCGCTCGGAAGAAATGTTGCCGGCGCTCGGCAAGATCTTGTCACAGCGGCACGGCTTCAAGTGCACCGTCCTCTTCCCGATCGATCCCAAGTCGGGCGAGATCGTGCCGACCCACCAAACCAACATCCCCGGCACCAAGGCGCTGGCCGACGCTGACCTGATGATCATGCTGACCCGCTTTCGCAATCTGCCCAAAGAGCAGATGGAGCCGATCCTCGATTACGTGAAGTCGGGCAAGCCGATCATCGCCCTGCGGACGTCGACCCACGCGTTTAACTTTCCGAAGGATTCTCCCTACGCGAAATACACCTTCAACGCCGGGGGCGATTTCAAGGGTGGTTTTGGTCGCCAGATCTTAGGGGAAACCTGGGTCAATCATCACGGCCATCATGGTCGCGAGAGCACGCGCGGCGTGATCAATCCCGCGATGAAAGATCACCCGATCTTGCGCGGCGTTACGGACATCTGGGGCCCGACCGACGTTTACGGCATCACCAAGCTGCCGGAGACGGCCGAAGTTCTGGTCAACGGACAAGTCTTGAACGGCATGGAGCCGAATGATCCGCCGGTCGAAGGCAAGAAGAACGATCCGATGATGCCGATCATCTGGCTCAATAAATACACCGGCGAAAATGGCGTCGTCACGCCGTCGCTGACCAGCACGTTTGGCTCGGCGGTCGACTTTGAGAGCGAGGACTATCGCCGCCTGTTGGTCAACGCCAGCTACTACTTCACCGGCCTGGCCGACAAAATCGACGGCAAGGCGAACGTCGAGCTGGTCGGCGAGTACGAGCCCACCTTCTTCGGCTTCGGCAAGTTCAAAACCGGCACGACGCCAGCCGACTATGAGCTGAAGAAATAA